In the Helianthus annuus cultivar XRQ/B chromosome 11, HanXRQr2.0-SUNRISE, whole genome shotgun sequence genome, one interval contains:
- the LOC110883724 gene encoding uncharacterized protein LOC110883724: MTAPNGFNISHPVLTSLTLDDGRTRTKVDTPQLKTLTIIDWPAICLICAPILSSLHYKTSYDHLRLATDVFHLEKVDVCISNPSDPRKTLFLLQQLRSVKFLTLNLEIIKFLSSSVELISHQPSPFANLKSLKVYPNNVNLVVEKQTQPEVTMSTEIKNYLLDSSPAPGATFTIVSHEEVRAARNVTSAQNLMSELQGFLDEWKENRETNTAHMKLDKAPMEVENRRAQLKAKKEMAVWGTDDTYQGPVRERA; this comes from the exons ATGACGGCTCCAAATGGTTTCAATATATCTCATCCTGTGTTGACTAGTCTAACACTTGACGATGGTCGTACGCGTACCAAAGTAGATACACCTCAGCTCAAGACTCTCACTATAATAGATTGGCCTGCGATATGTCTGATTTGCGCACCCATCCTTTCCTCCTTGCATTATAAAACTTCCTATGATCATTTGCGGCTTGCTACCGACGTTTTTCATTTGGAGAAGGTGGATGTATGCATTTCTAACCCCTCAGATCCTCGTAAAACTTTATTTCTGCTTCAACAGTTACGTAGTGTCAAATTTCTTACACTTAACTTGGAAATTATCAAG TTTCTTTCCTCGTCTGTGGAACTAATCTCACATCAACCTTCACCGTTTGCCAACTTAAAGAGTTTAAAGGTATATCCAAATAATGTTAACCTTGTGGTTGAGAAGCAAACACAACCAGAAGTAACTATGTCTACTGAAATAAAAAACTATCTGCTAGATAGTTCCCCCGCCCCAGGTGCCACCTTCACAATTGTTTCACATGAG GAGGTTAGAGCTGCGAGAAATGTTACATCAGCACAAAACCTTATGAGTGAATTGCAGGGGTTTCTAGATGAATGGAAAGAAAATCGTGAAACAAACACAGCTCATATGAAACTAGACAAGGCCCCAATGGAAGTTGAGAACCGTAGGGCACAACTAAAAGCAAAAAAGGAAATGGCCGTTTGGGGAACAGATGACACATATCAAGGACCAGTTCGGGAAAGGGCGTAA